In Patagioenas fasciata isolate bPatFas1 chromosome 18, bPatFas1.hap1, whole genome shotgun sequence, a genomic segment contains:
- the LOC136109774 gene encoding uncharacterized protein produces MTGPASGFKAAPGPKEGENRGAVSRLPPSPPPPRVDPEARELRGGDQRRRREGRGTGRSHPPESPSGSAALPADIRLRRNYSLRWDDNRVRRESGWGTQRSPWGPCGTARTDLRTPGHTDTARSRAPGDRARGTGCRDRRPGTDGRAAGLGPGTGSAARGQAGADARGHTDTRTEGRRITHALCRFHSRGAGSAAGVSTVGSSAQPGFLLQPGEERGRGRAAGARTRWDPLGTEPGCPVPLMHPLPASCPQQALFIPWLFSPWCFKAAAGARAELCGRTRAPPREIYHGERGGRSRPPGEHLPGLCTAAPSRSPHRGNAVKQPCWILPPLGKGSGPDK; encoded by the exons ATGACGGGCCCGGCGAGCGGTTTCAAGGCGGCCCCGGGGCCGAAGGAGGGGGAGAACCGGGGGGCTGTTTCCAGGCTCCCCCCgtcgccccccccgccccgggtggACCCCGAGGCCCGGGAGCTGCGCGGGGGAGATCAAAGGCGGCGGCGAGAGGGGAGGGGAACGGGACGGAGTCACCCACCGGAATCACCCAGCGGCTCCGCCGCGCTGCCGGCAG ATATTAGATTACGACGGAACTATTCATTACGCTGGGACGACAATCGAGTTAGGAGGGAGAGCGGCTGGGGGAcacagcgcagcccctggggACCCTGCGGCACCGCACGGACAGACCTGCGCACaccgggacacacggacacagcgcGCTCACGCGCCCCCGGGGACAGGGCACGAGGAACGGGCTGCAGGGACAGACGGCCGGGGACAGACGGCCGCGCCGCGGGGCTCGGCCCTGGCACAGGCAGCGCTGCACGGGGACAGGCAGGTGCCGAtgcacggggacacacggacacacggacagaggGACGCAGGATCACACATGCGCTCTGCCGCTTCCACAGCCGCGGTGCCGGCAGCGCAGCCGGGGTGAGCACCGTGGGCTCGTCGGCACAACCGGGATTTCTCCTCCAGCCGGGTGAGGAGCGGGGCAGGGGCCGGGCAGCAGGAGCGCGGACGCGCTGGGACCCTCTGGGGACggagcctggctgtcctgtccccTTGATGCACCCCCTCCCTGCATCCTGCCCCCAACAAGCTCTTTTCATCCCGTGGTTATTTTCCCCGTGGTGTTTCAAAGCGGCTGCCGGAGCACGGGCTGAGCTGTGCGGCCGGACCCGGGCACCCCCCAGGGAAATCTACCACGGGGAGCGGGGTGGCAGATCCCGACCGCCCGGGGAGCATCTCCCGGGCCTGTGTACGGCAGCACCGAGCCGCAGCCCACACCGGGGAAACGCAGTGAAACAGCCCTGTTGGATCCTTCCCCCTCTGGGAAAGGGCTCTGGCCCCGATAAATAA
- the BAHCC1 gene encoding BAH and coiled-coil domain-containing protein 1 encodes MDGRDFAPPPRLLSERGSLGHRHSTGRVAGSAHGAVQPPGHFQPTKYFPAPISMATHTAGSGLMGNAPASSFMGGFLSSSLGSGAPSHPAGPAASPPEPAFRGPHSGTSQIWFSHSHEAPGYPRFSGSLASTFLPMSHLDHHGNSNVLYGQHRFYESQKDNFYLRNLPAQPALLPAGHGFPGIAHAAPGPPTGSCSREREPGPLPKTPKDFDRFLAGKEKAAKGDPKERPPEEDAKERHKAVLPVPPEGHCKEGLPPRGASDGRPKHLASCLLGAKGLDSDAGRAVLPSCAGSALPRAARCTAKEPCRGEREPVAPEVPQPYGECVERRQMLHHAVSYAVPAGPAPLGPTAGSFPCLQLHAGPEVLCPLPEPAGRELKLSGATLVPSVGHLTDKSRSFQVTAEASGLERAEGKERHAEAGTEPPAAYGSPFHHPLKAEGPVERRLEWGGPGARLKGLEYLGGGAAEGPPFPSRAPAPKGALEKGYFEVPPAPDCSRAARPDPLGVRVGPSCCTLEKGPPKDTPPGPAPQKVARIRHQQHPEAEAAGAGSEGKRKPLELSALGYGGPPLPPWGVQGQGPPLAVPEERKGPYLDPFGASLQPPALMTQGPVLGQEVPAAPDEVSAMKNLLKYSNQALLGGQKGPPFVGLGGVKGSCAHQDAKFPPGKGQPELERPDCARGREHDGLAHGEGEVRQPPVGIAVAVARQKDTLGRPEPSYGGGGSGRQGRAAASIKAGTARPMHLIDLEAEEERGRLCEERLGLPGRELLLQDNKDLVEFARMHPSGGCPGELTPHLMIAGGSSLPAGQLGGEPAPHGHPAHTHWLPRTRSPSIWMGGHSYGIGHPALHQNLPPAFPASMPSTMQPVFPLSQDPPAQLVILPTEPPAHSTPHALADVMDQASLWPPMYPGRGPGTHLQHTGQLPVYPRSQFLRQQELYALQQQQQRAAQALEIQRQAHVQRKPEEQPLELEDGGPEKPLKPSHKAVALNPPAKGLASAAPGPPKLSPCCHSPALRHPAKCPVTLPAAPCTLPVCPTASSAVAPRSPADSPLPVQSKGSDGEDKRGEGQPPRDYPKSLEPDLPPGYSYPAAGMGFSEAHSAEPADPDTMHAGSPPAEPEQSRTFSPAGDVLQEPGPPRKPPAGGAMAEGPGVLLHRHHLLLSPGPLCGERGPAPATGSTEEQAPVPFRAQGAPEQNPPEQQHPLPAVGAPSSGPPAEEEEEEEEGDSEGSELEGSCEEEDGDGPGGRQGCPGGLEALIAAGIDLGELPALDSPGEPPPAPPSPAPHTSGIPGIALLSELADLELRRRRCDLALDGEDEDLLAFNLQNLATVAAAWSLVEAASRDGSPPALSPLPASPPPRARVPRRKYTWTPKTKAVCPLKAAMEQLNTQEVEVRMRLAELQRRYKEKQRELVKLQRRHDHERDESSRSPARRGPGRPRKRKHSSTLGRAESRKVKAVKTSLSLLCAELRGDPKPKKKRSKLTEGAFGSLKGSPEKVRCKKSGSQGKLACKVAHKVSQLKQKVKSKGLPAGISPFRRKDPNPGGRIQKKLSRAKSAKAAKYQAQDADPHQPAGFKDEHNGDTDSEDGDDEPGLSLLPSVPVAVLGPSPSSVVKMEANEKAKKKKERQGLLGPCRLGSPEGEVKIKRRPVKPGTSKLEKVPVRRKAGGCEEGGKKKLKAKAKESLRPAAPSGSSATAPPGSLFGGTDPRHFGSRDEGARLASERLKKATRKSKVLQSALRRKNGALSLALSPRSAKTILSKGKKLAKVKSKVATKQCKGRAVSKLLESFTVEDDFDFDDNSSFSEEEEEGGGCLAGAARGGRRSPLPHTCAIQKEDLRDGLHVLIPKEDSLLYAGSVRTIQPPDIYSIIIEGERGNRQRIYSQEQLLQEAVLDVRPQSRRSLPPGTRICAYWSQKSRCLYPGNVVRGSSSDEEEDDPEAVMVEFDDGDTGHIAVSNIRLLPPDFKIQCTEPSPALLVSSSCRRTKRSCSDVGPPGELPPGLCPDHHDGPEPPRNSGKKAAGKEKSGKAAELLSGGKGPVLSEPFLGRRGPLLSWSAVAQTKRKAASKGSAVLQNLFQVNGSTKKLRAKEAVFPVHHHHHHLAAPVFGNGFGADSFSRIASSYASFGAGTGLVLPAAQKLLRSKKAERLEAEMGKSSRRKAGGEYLVKLDHEGVTSPKNKNCKALLLAEKDFGAKLERPLASHGYGHAALAGKDRKGRVPVHQLPVGLALRKYSDQAEFALNCDSDCHSSYSDMDEDEEAGGLGADVPSRFMTRLSVSSSSSGSSTSSSSGSISTSSLCSSDNEDSSYSSEDEDSALLLQTCLSHPVPALLAQPEALRSKSGASQRCFLTKAAAAGPKAKLKRKEALSFSKAKEFSRRQRLPSVENRPKISAFLPARQLWRWSGNPTQRRGMKGKARKLFYKAIVRGKETLRIGDCAVFLSAGRPNLPYIGRIESMWESWGSNMVVKVKWFYHPEETKLGKRQSDGKNALYQSCHEDENDVQTISHKCQVVGREHYEQMTRSKKYQDRQDLYYLAGTYDPTTGRLVTADGVPILC; translated from the exons ATGGACGGCCGTGACTTCGCGCCCCCGCCGCGGCTGCTGTCGGAgcggggcagcctgggccacCGGCACAGCACGGGGCGCGTGGCGGGTTCGGCACACGGTGCCGTGCAGCCCCCCGGACATTTCCAGCCCACCAAGTACTTCCCCGCGCCCATCTCCATGGCCACGCACACAG cCGGCAGCGGCCTGATGGGGAACGCGCCCGCCTCGTCCTTCATGGGGGGCTTCCTGAGCAGCAGCCTGGGCTCGGGGGCACCCAGCCACCCCGCTGGCCCCGCTGCATCCCCCCCGGAGCCGGCGTTCCGCGGGCCCCACTCCGGCACCTCCCAGATCTGGTTCTCGCATTCCCACGAAG ccccggggtACCCCCGCTTCTCCGGGAGCTTGGCCTCCACCTTCCTGCCCATGAGCCACCTGGACCACCACGGCAACAGCAACGTCCTCTATGGCCAGCACCGCTTCTATGAGAGCCAGAAAG ATAACTTCTACCTGCGCAACCTGCCCGCCCAGCCCGCCCTGCTCCCCGCCGGCCACGGCTTCCCCGGCATCGCCCACGCCGCCCCCGGGCCCCCCACCGGCTCCTGCAGCCGGGAGCGGGAGCCCGGGCCCCTGCCCAAGACCCCCAAGGACTTCGACCGCTTCCTGGCGGGCAAGGAGAAGGCGGCCAAGGGCGACCCCAAGGAACGGCCGCCCGAGGAGGACGCCAAGGAGCGGCACAAGGCGGTGCTGCCGGTGCCGCCGGAGGGGCACTGCAAGGAGGGGCTGCCCCCCCGGGGGGCCAGCGATGGCCGCCCCAAGCACCTGGCGTCCTGCCTGCTGGGTGCCAAGGGCCTGGACAGTGACGCTGGCCGCGCCGTGCTGCCCAGCTGTGCCGGCAGCGCcctgccccgcgccgcccgctgcaCTGCCAAGGAGCCGTGCCGGGGCGAGCGGGAGCCGGTGGCCCCCGAGGTGCCCCAGCCCTACGGCGAATGCGTGGAGCGGCGGCAGATGCTGCACCACGCCGTCTCCTATGCCGTGCCCGCCGGGCCGGCCCCGCTCGGCCCCACCGCCGGCTCcttcccctgcctgcagctgcacgCTGGCCCCGAGGTGCTGTGCCCGCTGCCGGAGCCGGCCGGCCGCGAGCTGAAGCTGAGCGGGGCCACGCTGGTGCCCTCGGTGGGGCACCTGACGGACAAGAGCCGCTCCTTCCAGGTGACGGCAGAGGCCAGCGGGCTGGAGCGCGCCGAGGGCAAGGAGCGGCACGCCGAGGCGGGGACCGAGCCCCCGGCCGCGTACGGCAGCCCCTTCCACCACCCGCTGAAGGCGGAGGGTCCGGTGGAGCGGCGGCTGgagtgggggggtcccggtgcccgGCTGAAGGGGCTGGAGTACCTGGGCGGGGGGGCAGCCGAGGGGCCCCCCTTCCCCAGCCGGGCCCCGGCGCCCAAGGGTGCTCTGGAGAAGGGCTACTTCGAGGTGCCGCCGGCACCCGACTgctcccgcgccgcccgccccgacCCGCTGGGTGTCCGGGTCGGCCCCTCCTGCTGCACTTTAGAGAAGGGCCCCCCCAAGGACACCCCTCCCGGGCCGGCTCCCCAGAAAGTGGCCCGGATccggcaccagcagcaccccgAGGCGGAGGCGGCTGGTGCCGGCTCCGAGGGCAAGCGCAAACCCCTGGAGCTGAGCGCCCTGGGCTACGGcggaccccccctgcccccctgGGGCGTGCAGGGCCAGGGGCCACCCCTGGCCGTGCCGGAGGAGCGGAAGGGGCCGTACCTGGACCCCTTCGGCGCGAGTCTGCAGCCGCCTGCCTTGATGACTCAGGGGCCGGTGCTGGGCCAGGAGGTCCCGGCCGCCCCGGATGAGGTGTCGGCCATGAAGAACCTGCTGAAATACAGCAACCAGGCGCTGCTGGGGGGGCAGAAGGGCCCCCCCttcgtggggctggggggcgtcAAGGGCAGCTGCGCCCACCAAGATGCCAAGTTTCCCCCGGGAAAGGGGCAGCCGGAGCTGGAGCGGCCGGACTGTGCCCGCGGCCGGGAGCACGACGGGCTGGCCCACGGCGAGGGCGAGGTGCGGCAGCCGCCTGTTGGCATCGCGGTGGCCGTGGCGCGCCAGAAGGACACGCTCGGGCGCCCAGAACCCTCctacggcggcggcggctccgggcggCAGGGCCGGGCGGCCGCCAGCATCAAAG CAGGCACCGCGCGGCCCATGCACCTCATCGACCTGGAGGCAGAGGAGGAGCGGGGCCGGCTCTGCGAGGAGCGCCTGGGGCTGCCGGGGCGAGAGCTGCTTCTCCA GGACAACAAGGACCTGGTGGAATTTGCCCGGATGCACCCGTcaggggggtgtcccggggagCTGACCCCCCACCTGATGATCGCCGGGGGCTCCTCGCTGCCCGCGGGGCAGCTCGGGGGGGAACCCGCCCCCCATGGCCACCCGGCGCACACGCACTGGCTGCCCCGCACACGCAGCCCCTCCATCTGGATGGGGGGACACTCCTACG gcATCGGCCACCCCGCGCTGCACCAGAACCTGCCGCCCGCCTTCCCCGCCTCCATGCCCAGCACCATGCAGCCCGTGTTCCCCCTCTCGCAGGACCCCCCCGCCCAGCTTGTCATCCTGCCCACCGAGCCCCCCGCCCACAGCACCCCCCACGCGCTGG CCGACGTGATGGACCAGGCGTCGCTGTGGCCCCCCATGTACCCGGGCCGGGGTCCCGGCACCCACCTGCAGCACACGGGGCAGCTGCCCGTGTACCCGCGCTCGCAGTTCCTGCGGCAGCAGGAGCTCTAcgcgctgcagcagcagcagcagcgggcggCACAGGCCCTCGAGATCCAGCGCCAGGCGCACGTCCAG CGGAAGCCAGAGGAGCAGCCCCTGGAGCTGGAGGACGGGGGTCCTGAGAAGCCCCTCAAACCCTCCCACAAAGCAGTTGCCTTAAACCCCCCGGCCAAGGGCCTGGCCTCGGCGGCCCCCGGGCCCCCCAAGCTGTCCCCTTGCTGCCACTCTCCAGCCCTGCGGCACCCGGCCAAGTGCCCCGTGACCCTCCCTGCGGCCCCCTGCACTTTACCCGTCTGCCCCACCGCCAGCTCCGCCGTGGCCCCCCGCTCCCCGGCTGACAGCCCCCTGCCCGTCCAGAGCAAGGGCAGCGACGGCGAGGACAAGCGGGGCGAGGGGCAGCCCCCCCGTGACTACCCCAAGTCCCTGGAGCCAG ATCTGCCCCCCGGCTACAGCTACCCCGCCGCCGGCATGGGCTTCTCCGAGGCGCACTCCGCTGAGCCGGCCGACCCCGACACCATGCACGCCGGCTCGCCGCCCGCCGAGCCCGAGCAGTCCCGGACCTTCAGCCCCGCCGGGGATGTGCTGCAGGAGCCGGGACCCCCACGGAAGCCACCGGCCGGGGGGGCGATGGCCGAGGGTCCCGGGGTGCTGCTGCACCGCCACCACCTCCTGCTCAGCCCGGGACCCCTGTGTGGGGAGCGGGGACCGGCCCCGGCCACGGGCAGCACCGAGGAGCAGGCGCCAGTGCCCTTCAGGGCTCAGGGAGCGCCGGAGCAGAACCCGCCAGAGCAACAGCACCCGCTGCCTGCAGTGGGGGCCCCTTCGTCTGGTCCCCccgccgaggaggaggaggaggaggaagagggcgaCAGCGAAGGCTCCGAGCTGGAGGGCAgctgtgaggaggaggatggcgACGGCCCCGGGGGGCGGCAGGGCTGCCCGGGCGGGCTGGAGGCTCTCATCGCCGCCGGCATCGACCTGGGGGAGCTGCCGGCGCTGGACTCGCCCGGGGAgccccccccggcgcccccctCACCCGCCCCGCACACCTCAGGGATCCCCGGCATCGCTCTGCTCAGCGAGCTCGCCGACCTGGAGCTGCGCCGGCGCCGCTGCGACCTGGCCCTGGATG GGGAGGACGAGGACCTGCTGGCCTTCAACCTGCAGAACCTGGCCACGGTGGCGGCCGCCTGGTCGCTGGTGGAGGCGGCCAGCCGGGACGGCAGCCCCCCCGCGCTCAGCCCCCTGCCCGcctccccgccgccccgcgcccgcgtcCCCCGCCGCAAGTACACCTGGACGCCCAAAACCAAGGCT GTCTGTCCGCTGAAGGCGGCCATGGAGCAGCTCAACACGCAGGAGGTGGAGGTGCGGATGCGCCTGGCCGAGCTCCAGCGCCGCTACAAGGAGAAGCAGCGGGAGCTGGTGAAGCTGCAGCGGCGGCACGACCACGA GCGCGACGAGAGCTCGCGGAGCCCAGCGCGGCGCGGACCGGGGCGGCCGCGGAAGCGCAAACACTCCAGCACGCTGGGACGGGCCGAGAGCCGCAAGGTCAA GGCGGTGAAGACCAGCCTGTCCCTGCTGTGTGCCGAGCTGCGCGGGGACCCCAAGCCCAAGAAGAAGAGGAGCAAACTGACCGAGGGGGCGTTCGGCAGCCTCAAGGGCTCCCCG gagaaGGTGCGGTGCAAGAAGAGCGGCTCGCAGGGCAAGCTGGCCTGCAAGGTGGCTCACAAGGTGTCGCAGCTGAAGCAGAAGGTGAAGAGCAAAGGGCTCCCTGCCGGCATCAGCCCCTTCCGCCGGAAAGACCCCAACCCCGGCGGCCGCATCCAGAAGAAGCTGTCCCGGGCCAAGAGCGCCAAGGCCGCCAAGTACCAGGCGCAGGACGCCGACCCCCACCAACCTGCGGGCTTCAAAG ACGAGCACAACGGGGACACAGACAGCGAGGACGGTGACGATGAGCCAGGCTTGTCCCTGCTGCCCTCGGTGCCCGTGGCCGTGCTGGGCCCCTCCCCGTCCTccgtggtgaagatggaggccaACGAGAAGGCGAAGAAGAAGAAGGAGCGGCAGGGGCTGCTTG GGCCCTGCCGCCTCGGCAGCCCCGAGGGCGAGGTGAAGATCAAACGGCGGCCGGTGAAGCCGGGGACCAGCAAACTGGAGAAGGTGCCGGTGCGGCGCAAGGCAGGCGGCTGCGAGGAGGGCGGCAAGAAGAAGCTGAAGGCCAAGGCCAAGGAGAGCCTCCGGCCAGCAGCCCCCAGTGGCTCCAGCGCCACCGCCCCCCCCGGCAGCCTCTTCGGCGGCACCGACCCGCGGCACTTCGGGTCGAGGGATGAGGGGGCTCGTCTGGCCAGCGAGAGGCTGAAGAAAGCGACGCGCAAGAGCAAGGTGCTGCAGTCAGCCCTGAGG CGCAAGAACGGGGCGCTCTCGCTGGCCCTCTCCCCCCGGAGCGCCAAGACCATCCTGAGCAAGGGCAAGAAGCTGGCCAAGGTCAAGAGCAAAGTGGCCACCAAGCAG TGCAAGGGCCGCGCGGTCAGCAAACTGCTGGAGAGCTTCACCGTGGAGGACGACTTCGACTTCGATGACAACAGCAGCTtctcggaggaggaggaggagggcgggggGTGCCtggcgggggcggcgcggggggggcgccgctcccccctgccccacacctgcGCcatccagaaggaggatctgCGGGACGGGCTGCACGTGCTCATCCCCAAGGAGGACAGTCTGCTCTACGCTGGCAGCGTGCGCACCATCCAGCCCCCCGACAT ctACAGCATCATCATCGAGGGCGAGCGGGGCAACCGCCAGCGCATCTACtcgcaggagcagctgctgcaggaggcg GTCCTCGACGTGCGGCCCCAGTCGCGCCGCAGCCTCCCGCCCGGCACCCGCATCTGCGCCTACTGGAGCCAGAAATCCCGGTGCCTGTACCCGGGGAACGTGGTGCGAG GCTCCTCCAGCGATGAGGAGGAGGACGACCCCGAGGCAGTGATGGTGGAGTTCGATGACGGGGACACGGGGCACATCGCCGTCTCCAACATCCGCCTGCTGCCCCCTGACTTCAAGATCCAGT GCACCGAGCCCTCCCCGGCGCTGCTGGTCTCCAGCTCCTGCCGGCGGACAAAGCGGTCGTGCAGTGACGTGGGCCCCCCCGGCGAGCTGCCCCCCGGCCTCTGCCCGGACCACCACGACGGCCCCGAGCCCCCCAGGAACTCGGGCAAGAAAGCAGCCGGCAAGGAAAAAAGTG gcaaAGCCGCGGAGCTGCTGTCGGGCGGGAAGGGGCCGGTGCTGAGCGAGCCCTTCCTGGGGCGGCGGGGGCCGCTGCTCAGCTGGTCGGCGGTGGCGCAGACGAAGCGGAAGGCGGCGAGCAAGGGCTCGGCCGTGCTGCAGAACCTGTTCCAGGTGAACGGCAGCACCAAGAAGCTGCGGGCCAAGGAGGCCGTGTTCCCcgtgcaccaccaccaccaccacctcgcCGCCCCCGTCTTTGGCAATGGCTTCGGCGCCGACTCCTTCAGCCGCATCGCCAGCTCCTACGCCTCCTTCGGCGCTGGCACCGGGCTGGTGCTGCCAGCTGCCCAGAAACTCCTGCGCTCCAAGAAAGCCGAGCGGCTGGAGGCAGAAATGGGCAAAAGCAGCCGGAGGAAGGCGGGTGGCGAGTACCTGGTGAAGCTGGACCACGAAGGGGTGACGTCTCCCAAGAACAAGAACTGCAAAGCGCTGCTGCTGGCGGAGAAGGACTTCGGGGCCAAGCTGGAGCGGCCCCTGGCCAGCCACGGCTACGGCCACGCGGCGCTGGCCGGCAAGGACAGGAAGGGCCGGGTGCCCGTGCACCAGCTGCCCGTGGGGCTGGCGCTGCGCAAATACTCGGACCAGGCCGAGTTCGCCCTGAACTGCGACAGCGACTGCCACAGCTCCTACTCGGACATGGACGAGGACGAGGAGGCGGGCGGGCTGGGCGCCGACGTGCCCTCGCGCTTCATGACCCGCCTCTcggtttcctcctcttcctcgggctcttccacctcctccagctccggctccatctccacctccaGCCTCTGCTCCTCCGACAACGAGGATTCCTCCTACAGCTCCGAGGACGAGGACTCGGCGCTGCTGCTCCAGACCTGCCTGTCGCACCCGGTGCCGGCGCTGCTGGCGCAGCCGGAGGCCCTGCGCTCCAAGAGCGGCGCCTCGCAGCGCTGCTTCCTCACCaaggccgccgccgccggccccaaGGCCAAGCTCAAGCGCAAGGAGGCACTCAGCTTCTCCAAAGCCAAAGAGTTCTCCCGGAGGCAGCGCCTGCCCTCGGTGGAAAACCGGCCAAAGATCTCTGCCTTCCTGCCCGCGCgccagctctggaggtggtcGGGGAACCCCACGCAG CGGCGGGGCATGAAGGGCAAGGCGCGGAAGCTGTTCTACAAGGCCATCGTGCGGGGCAAGGAGACGCTGCGCATCGGGGACTGCGCCGTGTTCCTCTCGGCCGGGCGGCCCAACCTGCCCTACATCGGGCGCATCGAGAGCATGTGGGAGTCCTGGGGCAGCAACATGGTGGTCAAGGTCAAGTGGTTCTACCACCCCGAGGAGACCAAGCTGGGCAAGCGGCAGAGTGACGGCAAG AACGCCCTGTACCAGTCGTGCCACGAGGACGAGAACGACGTGCAGACCATCTCCCACAAGTGCCAGGTGGTGGGACGGGAGCACTACGAGCAGATGACCCGCAGCAAGAAGTACCAGGACCGGCAGGACCTCTACTACCTAGCGGGCACCTATGACCCCACCACGGGCCGGCTGGTGACCGCGGACGGGGTCCCCATCCTCtgctga